The following are encoded in a window of Spirochaeta cellobiosiphila DSM 17781 genomic DNA:
- a CDS encoding carbohydrate ABC transporter permease, translating into MTIKQKKELRSNLVGYSFLLPNFIGFLIFTFFPIIFSLLLGFTSWDGVNEIKFVGLNNFIHMAKDETFRISTFNTVYYTLGTVPLTLVCSLGLAVLLNSKIRGRNIFRTIFFFPYVASLVAVAVVWNMIFHPTMGPINSILSKIGIENLPGWTASTKWAMPTVILASIWKGMGYYMIIYLAALQGIPKYLYEVAELDGASKWKQFWHITRPMLTPATFFVSMMLTISCFKVFDLIFVMTNGGPGRATNVLVYHIYNQAFIHFKYGYSSAIALVLFAIVLIVTLIQFRMEKKWVSYM; encoded by the coding sequence ATGACTATCAAACAAAAGAAAGAATTACGAAGCAATCTCGTCGGTTATTCCTTTTTATTACCGAATTTTATTGGATTTTTAATATTTACTTTTTTCCCTATTATATTTTCTCTTTTACTTGGATTTACATCCTGGGATGGTGTGAATGAGATAAAATTTGTCGGTTTGAATAACTTTATTCATATGGCAAAGGATGAAACTTTTAGAATATCAACTTTTAATACAGTTTATTATACATTGGGAACAGTACCTCTAACTCTGGTGTGTTCACTGGGATTGGCTGTTTTATTAAACAGTAAAATACGAGGTAGGAATATTTTTAGAACTATCTTTTTTTTCCCATACGTCGCTTCTTTAGTCGCTGTTGCTGTGGTTTGGAATATGATCTTCCATCCTACAATGGGGCCTATTAATAGCATTTTGTCAAAGATAGGTATTGAAAATCTTCCTGGATGGACAGCCTCCACAAAATGGGCGATGCCAACCGTTATATTAGCATCAATCTGGAAAGGAATGGGATATTATATGATCATTTATCTAGCCGCTCTTCAGGGTATTCCTAAATACCTATATGAGGTAGCTGAACTAGATGGTGCCTCCAAATGGAAACAATTCTGGCATATTACAAGACCCATGCTTACTCCTGCTACCTTCTTTGTCTCGATGATGTTAACAATCTCATGTTTTAAAGTATTTGATTTAATTTTCGTTATGACAAATGGCGGTCCAGGCCGGGCAACCAACGTTCTTGTTTATCACATATATAATCAAGCCTTTATACATTTTAAATATGGATATTCAAGTGCTATCGCTCTGGTATTATTTGCAATTGTTTTAATAGTAACACTGATTCAATTCAGAATGGAGAAGAAATGGGTAAGTTATATGTAA
- a CDS encoding carbohydrate ABC transporter permease: MGKLYVKQKQKDSINKIFLYILLIGISFTMIMPFLWMLSSSFKLDKDVFRYPIEWIPSNPHWENYALIWTRIPYLTFILNTFKLTIIITLLQLASSSFAAYAFAKLKFKGRDILFLAYVGTIAIPWQVYMVPQFIMMRGFGLVNTHMALIVLQAFSAFGVFMMRQFYMNVPNELLNAARIDGLNEYSIYSKIMLPLSTPAIATLTIFTYVFVWNDFMGPLIYLNSEKLKTIQLGLRMFIAEYSADYGLIMAASMISLIPVIILFISLQKFFIESVASTGIKG, encoded by the coding sequence ATGGGTAAGTTATATGTAAAACAGAAACAGAAAGATAGTATAAACAAGATTTTTCTGTATATATTGTTAATAGGTATATCTTTTACAATGATTATGCCGTTTTTATGGATGCTATCCTCATCATTTAAACTGGATAAAGACGTTTTCAGGTATCCCATTGAATGGATCCCATCAAATCCTCATTGGGAGAATTATGCCCTGATATGGACACGGATTCCCTATTTAACTTTTATTTTAAATACCTTTAAATTAACTATAATTATCACTTTGCTACAATTAGCTTCCAGTAGTTTTGCGGCATATGCTTTTGCAAAATTAAAATTCAAGGGGAGGGATATTCTCTTTCTAGCCTATGTTGGAACTATAGCTATCCCATGGCAAGTCTATATGGTACCTCAGTTTATAATGATGAGGGGCTTTGGATTAGTGAATACTCATATGGCTCTTATTGTTTTACAGGCTTTCAGTGCTTTTGGGGTCTTTATGATGAGACAGTTTTATATGAATGTTCCCAATGAGCTTCTGAATGCCGCTCGTATTGATGGATTAAATGAGTACTCTATCTATTCAAAGATTATGCTACCTCTCTCTACACCTGCCATAGCTACATTAACCATTTTTACTTATGTTTTTGTTTGGAATGATTTTATGGGACCTCTTATCTATCTAAATAGTGAGAAGTTAAAAACTATTCAGCTTGGATTAAGAATGTTCATTGCTGAATATTCTGCTGATTACGGGCTTATAATGGCCGCATCAATGATATCGTTAATCCCTGTAATAATTCTATTTATTTCTCTACAGAAATTTTTTATAGAAAGTGTAGCGTCAACAGGTATAAAAGGTTAA